A DNA window from Porites lutea chromosome 6, jaPorLute2.1, whole genome shotgun sequence contains the following coding sequences:
- the LOC140940327 gene encoding uncharacterized protein, with protein sequence MAFFEEENGHNNDFGVALPSELWLAIFEKFNPVYDDIFTLCLVCKSWRSIIVTNTDPSLWEKIIVKNVRNCSYDSAILGRFRTIIKLFGRFVKLIRLQKCHELFTEILLLYAPRLSFLTTLEITGMPWSKRLLRGLSCQKSLGCVTLEGSLILEGIFNEDDLQHIAESFPLVRNLCLQYSVVKPDWITTVRGVMMSKYNHHITSLELERARIDASDLRDSVKELKGLKKFSYGNDQIHGLPSTQQLHLNSKSVMEVELFQVGDFAEYDFVFPNLKKLTLNGCTSVCKLGIDASALRCLYLLLCVEVRNLNRITANSLHELKLRRCNALIPAELISLLVRNPDIKSLELEVYWSSLRLDQHSTPSLENITIFDNGERLTSVDIRCPKLQHLMIKKSMTRSTILKAVSILSFDVQKIVVSDIPNLRKITVEADRVAYLELNFERRLDHVKPIEYTKLNFRSRMCQLKIKHLVVKKCNLKALVVSLCNVQHISLEYCNLDCPVGDLIQNCGMVESLTLKNCYGPCQLNLNSEHLKELHVVSCTSLLMDHINLACPSLVVLNVSGLLFLPSQEEVNFIASNVRELSPFLGSVKFSH encoded by the coding sequence ATGGcattttttgaagaagaaaatggTCATAACAATGACTTTGGAGTGGCTCTACCTTCAGAGCTTTGGTTAGCAATTTTCGAAAAATTTAACCCCGTGTATGATGATATTTTTACATTGTGTCTTGTCTGTAAGAGTTGGCGAAGTATAATTGTTACCAACACTGATCCTTCTCTTTGGGAAAAGATAATCGTAAAGAATGTTAGAAACTGTAGCTACGACAGTGCTATTTTGGGAAGATTCAGAACTATCATCAAACTATTTGGTCGTTTTGTGAAGCTCATTCGGTTACAGAAATGTCATGAACTTTTCACTGAAATTCTCCTCTTGTACGCCCCTCGTCTTTCATTTTTGACTACTCTTGAAATAACTGGTATGCCATGGTCGAAGAGGCTTCTCAGAGGGCTGAGTTGTCAAAAATCTCTTGGGTGTGTCACCTTGGAGGGTTCCCTGATTCTTGAAGGAATTTTCAATGAGGATGATTTGCAGCACATAGCTGAGAGTTTTCCTCTGGTTAGAAACCTTTGTTTGCAATACTCAGTGGTCAAGCCAGATTGGATAACTACTGTAAGAGGTGTCATGATGTCCAAGTATAATCATCACATAACAAGTCTGGAGCTAGAGCGAGCAAGAATAGATGCATCTGATCTCAGAGACTCTGTCAAAGAACTAAAAGGCTTGAAAAAATTTAGTTATGGGAATGACCAAATTCATGGTTTGCCATCTACTCAGCAACTCCATTTAAATTCCAAGTCTGTTATGGAAGTGGAGCTTTTTCAGGTTGGAGATTTTGCAGAGTACGATTTTGTATTTCCTAATCTGAAGAAGCTGACACTAAATGGTTGTACTTCTGTGTGTAAACTGGGCATTGATGCATCCGCACTGAGGTGTCTTTATCTACTGCTGTGTGTTGAGGTTCGCAACCTCAACAGAATCACTGCTAACTCTCTGCATGAGTTAAAACTAAGGAGATGCAATGCTCTTATTCCAGCAGAACTGATAAGTCTTTTGGTTAGAAACCCAGACATCAAATCATTAGAGCTTGAAGTGTACTGGTCAAGTTTAAGACTAGATCAGCACTCGACTCCATCATTGGAAAATATCACAATATTTGACAATGGTGAACGCTTGACCTCAGTTGACATTCGTTGTCCCAAACTGCAGCATCTTATGATTAAAAAGTCAATGACTCGTTCCACTATTTTAAAAGCAGTTTCAATATTGTCTTTTGATGTCCAGAAGATTGTAGTCAGTGACATACCTAACCTTCGGAAAATCACTGTTGAAGCTGACAGAGTCGCATACCTTGAACTGAACTTTGAAAGAAGGCTAGATCATGTCAAACCTATTGAATATACAAAGTTAAATTTCAGAAGTAGGATGTGTCAGTTGAAAATCAAGCATCTTGTTGTCAAGAAGTGTAATTTGAAAGCTCTAGTTGTTTCTTTGTGCAATGTTCAGCATATATCCCTGGAATACTGTAACCTTGACTGCCCTGTTGGTGATTTGATTCAAAACTGTGGTATGGTGGAATCACTGACTTTGAAGAACTGCTACGGGCCTTGTCAGTTGAACTTGAACAGTGAGCATCTCAAAGAACTCCATGTTGTTTCCTGTACATCACTGCTTATGGATCACATCAATCTGGCTTGTCCATCTCTGGTAGTACTCAATGTGTCTGGACTGTTATTCTTGCCAAGCCAGGAAGAAGTaaattttattgctagcaatgtCAGGGAACTGTCTCCATTTCTTGGATCTGTTAAATTCTCTCATTAG
- the LOC140940334 gene encoding HAUS augmin-like complex subunit 2 isoform X2 encodes MFRSSFVGENSNPWSPSSTYIHVGSLQNILKFAENSGHIDRNSNFEEIKRKAETTSPSVILITLLREITRLGKALDKVNLEIQCHLKEAETKDITHVDILGQRCHHLEQISGQLSAIIEKKDELISRLQQPFVGEFLEIDAAHHKNTAEILPMISSNLASFPVLLEHITWIRNFSLADGQLLGVLSSIESSFAEIQSFYQALCQSRKLMAQLGEEHGKQMNSLETVYS; translated from the exons ATGTTTCGTTCGTCCTTTGTGGGTGAGAATTCAAACCCGTGGTCCCCATCTTCGACGTACATTCACGTAGGATCTTTACAAAATATCCTTAAGTTTGCCGAGAATTCTGGTCATATTGACAGG AATTCAAACTTTGAGGAAATCAAAAGAAAAGCAGAAACAACTTCTCCATCAGTGATACTAATAACACTTCTGAGAGAAATCACAAGGCTTGGGAAAGCTTTGGACAAG GTTAACCTTGAAATTCAGTGCCATTTAAAGGAAGCTGAAACAAAAGATATCACTCATGTGGATATACTTg GACAGAGATGTCATCATTTAGAACAGATCTCTGGTCAACTGTCTGCCATCATTGAGAAAAAAGATGAACTCATTTCAAGACTGCAACAACCATTTGTTGGAGAATTCTTGGAGATTGATGCAGCCCATCACAA GAACACAGCAGAGATTTTGCCCATGATCTCATCAAACTTGGCTAGTTTCCCTGTGCTGCTAGAACATATAACGTGGATAAGAAACTTCTCACTGGCAGATGGCCAGTTG CTGGGGGTGCTGTCCTCTATCGAGTCATCATTTGCTGAGATTCAGAGCTTCTATCAAGCATTGTGTCAGAGTCGAAAGCTCATGGCGCAACTTGGGGAGGAACATGGAAAACAGATGAATTCACTGGAAACTGTTTATTCATAA
- the LOC140940334 gene encoding uncharacterized protein isoform X1: MFRSSFVGENSNPWSPSSTYIHVGSLQNILKFAENSGHIDRKNSNFEEIKRKAETTSPSVILITLLREITRLGKALDKVNLEIQCHLKEAETKDITHVDILGQRCHHLEQISGQLSAIIEKKDELISRLQQPFVGEFLEIDAAHHKNTAEILPMISSNLASFPVLLEHITWIRNFSLADGQLLGVLSSIESSFAEIQSFYQALCQSRKLMAQLGEEHGKQMNSLETVYS, encoded by the exons ATGTTTCGTTCGTCCTTTGTGGGTGAGAATTCAAACCCGTGGTCCCCATCTTCGACGTACATTCACGTAGGATCTTTACAAAATATCCTTAAGTTTGCCGAGAATTCTGGTCATATTGACAGG AAGAATTCAAACTTTGAGGAAATCAAAAGAAAAGCAGAAACAACTTCTCCATCAGTGATACTAATAACACTTCTGAGAGAAATCACAAGGCTTGGGAAAGCTTTGGACAAG GTTAACCTTGAAATTCAGTGCCATTTAAAGGAAGCTGAAACAAAAGATATCACTCATGTGGATATACTTg GACAGAGATGTCATCATTTAGAACAGATCTCTGGTCAACTGTCTGCCATCATTGAGAAAAAAGATGAACTCATTTCAAGACTGCAACAACCATTTGTTGGAGAATTCTTGGAGATTGATGCAGCCCATCACAA GAACACAGCAGAGATTTTGCCCATGATCTCATCAAACTTGGCTAGTTTCCCTGTGCTGCTAGAACATATAACGTGGATAAGAAACTTCTCACTGGCAGATGGCCAGTTG CTGGGGGTGCTGTCCTCTATCGAGTCATCATTTGCTGAGATTCAGAGCTTCTATCAAGCATTGTGTCAGAGTCGAAAGCTCATGGCGCAACTTGGGGAGGAACATGGAAAACAGATGAATTCACTGGAAACTGTTTATTCATAA
- the LOC140941398 gene encoding uncharacterized protein, translating to MSVGCNQCVKFSVGPILSWKIRKMSTSTLIEVFWHILYSFTRGVTEHYNPEEPEFTAELFGYNPLESTGREWYCHPVDELIYQEYSDREATSLEYLASHGFDFKVTDACSKEENEETEEQHLNEDESMAWKRLRPSFLHTSFQSMYIGAWISLLMAIIVGTISTMVLYLSFETVQHCEFHSVNSTSIQMQWMRSMSDVIACAFKYIWFFILVLFLFRPFQLMGIKTKLFLACLITYSLDTIYRVALQASGISHSHISYPLRIPLKALFLSNQCMQVYILTKYFCSSSQKKMPLFFKMVVPSSLGFLASVLGFYLIIPAYNKENSIGKLLIATFSPLLGVVVKVASRICVQNVYITHPGYSYVLLSPVYCGAAVLFRVLQADLGSLQAIALLGIIHGAAEVIERSTMVFIDHICHMLWKRRSAPWGSFRTPRRERLMADIAIISMLYESAAIVSVNGFLYLHQFIYVREETFSNLFQSFAIHTSVSLAIEWVFNSVSLAIETRYQNLAVMAVARRKWKRHLLVAIVNAVPIALWTSGNLLDILDGRLNEILNRPCKMPFT from the coding sequence ATGAGTGTTGGTTGCAATCAGTGTGTAAAGTTTTCAGTTGGACCTATTCTATCTTGGAAAATAAGGAAAATGAGCACCAGCACTCTGATAGAGGTGTTTTGGCACATTCTATACAGTTTTACTCGAGGTGTGACGGAACATTACAATCCAGAGGAACCTGAATTCACCGCAGAATTATTTGGTTACAATCCTCTGGAAAGTACAGGACGAGAATGGTATTGTCATCCAGTGGATGAACTTATCTACCAAGAATACAGCGACAGAGAAGCCACAAGCTTAGAATATCTGGCTTCCcacggttttgattttaaagtaACTGACGCCTGCtcaaaagaagaaaacgaagaaaCCGAGGAACAACACCTAAATGAAGACGAATCCATGGCTTGGAAGCGACTAAGACCTTCTTTTCTGCATACAAGTTTTCAATCTATGTACATTGGCGCGTGGATTTCCCTTTTAATGGCTATCATCGTAGGGACAATATCCACAATGGTGTTGTATTTATCTTTCGAAACTGTGCAGCACTGTGAGTTTCACTCAGTGAATTCAACTTCGATACAAATGCAATGGATGAGATCAATGTCGGATGTAATTGCTTGCGCATTCAAGTATATTTGGTTCTTTATTCTCGTGCTGTTTCTTTTTCGTCCCTTTCAGTTAATGGGGATTAAAACAAAACTCTTCCTGGCGTGCTTGATTACATATTCTTTGGACACAATTTATCGTGTTGCCCTCCAAGCTTCTGGTATATCTCATTCTCACATTTCCTATCCATTAAGAATTCCTCTTAAGGCTCTCTTTCTAAGCAATCAGTGTATGCAAGTCTACATTTTAACAAAGTATTTCTGCTCAAGTTCACAAAAGAAAATgcctttatttttcaaaatggtaGTACCAAGTTCTTTGGGTTTCTTGGCTTCCGTCCTTGGGTTCTACTTGATTATACCAGCatacaataaagaaaattcaatcGGGAAGCTTTTAATTGCAACCTTTTCTCCTCTCCTTGGAGTTGTGGTCAAAGTAGCCTCTCGTATTTGTGTTCAAAACGTGTATATCACTCATCCGGGATACTCGTACGTCTTATTATCACCGGTCTATTGTGGCGCGGCGGTCCTTTTTCGAGTTTTGCAAGCGGATCTTGGCAGTTTACAAGCCATAGCTTTACTTGGAATAATTCACGGCGCTGCAGAAGTCATTGAACGAAGCACTATGGTTTTTATTGACCACATTTGTCATATGTTGTGGAAGAGAAGGTCCGCTCCTTGGGGAAGTTTTCGTActcctcgtcgtgagagactaATGGCTGATATCGCTATCATAAGCATGTTGTATGAATCTGCTGCTATAGTGTCGGTGAATGGATTCTTATACTTACATCAGTTCATATACGTTAGGGAAGAGACTTTTAGTAATTTATTTCAGTCATTTGCAATTCATACCTCAGTCTCTCTTGCGATTGAGTGGGTGTTCAACAGCGTGTCTCTAGCGATTGAGACTCGGTATCAAAACCTTGCCGTCATGGCTGTAGCtcgaagaaaatggaaacgccACCTTCTAGTAGCGATTGTAAATGCAGTACCAATTGCTCTTTGGACAAGCGGTAATCTCTTAGATATTTTAGATGGCCGTTTAAACGAAATTTTAAACAGGCCATGTAAAATGCCATTTACatag